The following are encoded together in the Actinomycetota bacterium genome:
- a CDS encoding archaemetzincin family Zn-dependent metalloprotease, protein MYGRLNSDPERREGSIGLIPIGNVVQGELAFLPRSLQEILGVEAAWGPSLPLPRGAYRAGRRQYLAPALLQSLAAVPPGEYLRILGIADVDLFAPGLNFVFGQALMGGRMCVISLARLRPSFYGLPPDETLFQGRTVKEAVHELGHTFGLEHCPDPRCVMRFSNSLADTDRKGRGFCPRCRELLDRKLWQM, encoded by the coding sequence ATGTATGGAAGGCTGAACTCGGATCCGGAGAGACGGGAGGGAAGCATCGGCCTCATTCCCATCGGCAACGTCGTCCAAGGGGAGCTGGCCTTCCTTCCGCGGTCGCTCCAGGAGATATTGGGGGTGGAGGCCGCTTGGGGACCTTCTCTGCCCCTGCCGCGGGGCGCCTACCGGGCGGGCAGGAGACAGTACCTGGCGCCCGCCCTCCTCCAGTCCCTGGCCGCCGTCCCGCCCGGGGAATACCTCCGTATCCTGGGCATCGCGGACGTGGACCTCTTCGCGCCGGGGCTGAACTTCGTCTTCGGCCAGGCCCTCATGGGCGGGAGGATGTGCGTCATCTCCCTGGCCCGGCTGCGCCCCTCCTTCTACGGCTTGCCGCCGGATGAGACCCTTTTCCAGGGCCGCACGGTGAAGGAGGCGGTGCACGAGCTGGGCCACACCTTCGGGCTGGAGCACTGCCCGGACCCGCGCTGCGTGATGCGTTTCTCCAACTCCCTGGCCGACACCGACCGCAAGGGCCG
- a CDS encoding CapA family protein, with the protein MAGSINATPQRPGVAWFDMWPYAKDDPEDLARMQEAVRKAKQEGGFVVVGFHWSEEYKKLPNPSMRKVAHAACDAGADLVIGTHPHCIQSLEWYKGSFIAYSLGNFVFDQMFADYTRQGIILRCRLMGSELVEIELLPYLIQDYCRPVVLEQGSARSIVDPLLSISDL; encoded by the coding sequence ATCGCCGGGAGCATCAACGCCACTCCCCAGAGGCCCGGGGTGGCCTGGTTCGACATGTGGCCCTACGCGAAGGACGACCCCGAGGACCTGGCCAGGATGCAGGAGGCGGTCCGCAAAGCCAAGCAAGAAGGCGGGTTCGTGGTGGTCGGCTTTCACTGGAGCGAGGAATATAAGAAGTTGCCCAATCCCTCCATGCGGAAGGTAGCCCACGCCGCCTGCGACGCGGGGGCGGACCTGGTCATCGGCACCCATCCGCACTGCATCCAGTCCCTGGAGTGGTACAAGGGGAGCTTCATCGCCTACAGCCTGGGAAACTTCGTCTTCGACCAGATGTTCGCCGACTACACCCGTCAGGGAATCATCCTGCGCTGCCGGCTCATGGGGAGCGAACTGGTGGAGATAGAGCTCCTGCCCTACCTGATACAGGATTACTGCCGACCGGTGGTCCTGGAGCAGGGGAGCGCCCGGAGCATCGTCGATCCCCTGCTCTCCATCTCCGACCTCTGA